From the genome of Cydia strobilella chromosome 21, ilCydStro3.1, whole genome shotgun sequence, one region includes:
- the LOC134751112 gene encoding PHAF1 protein CG7083 isoform X1 translates to MLDLEIIPERSLGCDAWEFVLGMHFSQSVAIIQSQVGTIRGVQVLYSDQNPLNVDLVINMPQDGIRFIFDPVAQRLKIIEIYNMKLVKLRYSGMCFNSPEIAPSIEQVEHCFGATHPGLYDSQRHLFALNFRGLSFYFPVDSKFEPGYAHGLGSLQFPNGGSPVVARTTIYYGSQHQASSSVGAAIGAPLPPLPLSCYRQQLHLRRCDVLRSPQSTRGLRLHMFTEGTTRALEPVQRALCRAVRFGDSCQAVARALGAPARLYYKHDDKMRIHRPPPQRRARHAPPATDYFFNYFTLGLDILFDASTHQVKKFVLHTNYPGHYNFNMYHRCEFELAVQPDKCEPNSLVDSVGAVSITAYSKWESVSRALRVCERPVVLNRASSTNTTNPFGSTFCYGYQDIIFEVMSNNYIASITLYQPEGGRPAFAVNSIA, encoded by the exons GGATGCATTTCTCTCAGTCAGTGGCCATCATACAGAGTCAAGTGGGCACAATCAGAGGAGTACAAGTACTATATAGTGATCAG AATCCCCTAAATGTAGACCTAGTGATAAACATGCCTCAAGACGGCATCCGGTTTATATTCGATCCGGTCGCCCAACGGCTCAAGATCATAGAGATATACAACATGAAATTAGTTAAGCTTAGGTATAG CGGCATGTGTTTCAACTCGCCAGagatagcgccatctatcgagCAGGTGGAGCACTGTTTCGGCGCCACGCACCCCGGCCTCTACGACTCGCAGAGGCACCTGTTCGCGCTTAACTTCCGGGGGCTGTCATTTTATTTCCCCGTTGATAGCAAATTTGAG CCCGGCTACGCGCACGGCCTGGGTTCGCTCCAATTTCCGAACGGCGGCTCGCCCGTCGTCGCGAGAACCACCATTTACTACGGATCTCAGCATCAG GCAAGTAGCAGCGTAGGAGCGGCCATAGgcgcgccgctgccgccgctacCACTATCCTGCTACCGGCAACAACTACACCTGCGGCGTTGTGACGTGCTCCGCTCGCCGCAGAGCACGAGGGGGCTGAGGCTGCACATGTTCACTGAAG GCACTACGCGCGCGCTGGAGCCGGTGCAGCGCGCGCTGTGCCGCGCGGTGCGGTTCGGCGACTCGTGCCAGGCCGTGGCGCGCGCGCTGGGCGCCCCCGCGCGCCTCTACTACAAGCACGACGACAAGATGCGCATCCACCGCCCGCCGCCCCAGCGCCGCGCCAGGCACGCGCCCCCCGCCACAGATTACTTCTTCAATTACTTCACCTTGGGATTG GACATCCTTTTCGATGCGAGCACGCACCAAGTGAAGAAGTTCGTCCTGCACACCAACTATCCTGGGCATTACAACTTCAACATGTATCATCGCTGCGAATTCGAGCTCGCCGTGCAGCCAGATAA ATGCGAGCCCAACTCCCTCGTGGACAGCGTGGGCGCCGTGAGCATCACCGCGTACTCCAAGTGGGAGTCCGTGTCCCGAGCGCTGCGCGTGTGCGAGCGCCCCGTCGTGCTCAACCGCGCCTCCAGCACCAACACTACCAACCCGTTCGGTTCCACGTTCTGTTACGGATACCAGGACATCATATTTGAG GTGATGTCGAACAACTACATCGCGTCGATAACGCTGTACCAGCCCGAAGGCGGCCGGCCTGCCTTCGCCGTCAACTCTATCGCGTGA
- the LOC134751112 gene encoding PHAF1 protein CG7083 isoform X2, which translates to MKLVKLRYSGMCFNSPEIAPSIEQVEHCFGATHPGLYDSQRHLFALNFRGLSFYFPVDSKFEPGYAHGLGSLQFPNGGSPVVARTTIYYGSQHQASSSVGAAIGAPLPPLPLSCYRQQLHLRRCDVLRSPQSTRGLRLHMFTEGTTRALEPVQRALCRAVRFGDSCQAVARALGAPARLYYKHDDKMRIHRPPPQRRARHAPPATDYFFNYFTLGLDILFDASTHQVKKFVLHTNYPGHYNFNMYHRCEFELAVQPDKCEPNSLVDSVGAVSITAYSKWESVSRALRVCERPVVLNRASSTNTTNPFGSTFCYGYQDIIFEVMSNNYIASITLYQPEGGRPAFAVNSIA; encoded by the exons ATGAAATTAGTTAAGCTTAGGTATAG CGGCATGTGTTTCAACTCGCCAGagatagcgccatctatcgagCAGGTGGAGCACTGTTTCGGCGCCACGCACCCCGGCCTCTACGACTCGCAGAGGCACCTGTTCGCGCTTAACTTCCGGGGGCTGTCATTTTATTTCCCCGTTGATAGCAAATTTGAG CCCGGCTACGCGCACGGCCTGGGTTCGCTCCAATTTCCGAACGGCGGCTCGCCCGTCGTCGCGAGAACCACCATTTACTACGGATCTCAGCATCAG GCAAGTAGCAGCGTAGGAGCGGCCATAGgcgcgccgctgccgccgctacCACTATCCTGCTACCGGCAACAACTACACCTGCGGCGTTGTGACGTGCTCCGCTCGCCGCAGAGCACGAGGGGGCTGAGGCTGCACATGTTCACTGAAG GCACTACGCGCGCGCTGGAGCCGGTGCAGCGCGCGCTGTGCCGCGCGGTGCGGTTCGGCGACTCGTGCCAGGCCGTGGCGCGCGCGCTGGGCGCCCCCGCGCGCCTCTACTACAAGCACGACGACAAGATGCGCATCCACCGCCCGCCGCCCCAGCGCCGCGCCAGGCACGCGCCCCCCGCCACAGATTACTTCTTCAATTACTTCACCTTGGGATTG GACATCCTTTTCGATGCGAGCACGCACCAAGTGAAGAAGTTCGTCCTGCACACCAACTATCCTGGGCATTACAACTTCAACATGTATCATCGCTGCGAATTCGAGCTCGCCGTGCAGCCAGATAA ATGCGAGCCCAACTCCCTCGTGGACAGCGTGGGCGCCGTGAGCATCACCGCGTACTCCAAGTGGGAGTCCGTGTCCCGAGCGCTGCGCGTGTGCGAGCGCCCCGTCGTGCTCAACCGCGCCTCCAGCACCAACACTACCAACCCGTTCGGTTCCACGTTCTGTTACGGATACCAGGACATCATATTTGAG GTGATGTCGAACAACTACATCGCGTCGATAACGCTGTACCAGCCCGAAGGCGGCCGGCCTGCCTTCGCCGTCAACTCTATCGCGTGA